Proteins from a genomic interval of Rosa chinensis cultivar Old Blush chromosome 2, RchiOBHm-V2, whole genome shotgun sequence:
- the LOC112184133 gene encoding uncharacterized protein LOC112184133: MGGEVDKLAKEWGIQFVHSSPYYAQSNGQAEASNKIIITLLKKMLEANPREWHETPYETLWAYRTSKRNPTATTPYALMFGHDAVLPLEVNVQSLRVQEQHHLIGEDYVQAMWQEHEDLSEKRLEALDSLVMEKQRVARAYDKRTRGRNYSEGELVWKAVLQLGEKLDGRGKWTPRWEGPYIIYKILGKGAFHLKDLDGDVHHNPINGRYLKKYVLNVWDLEES; this comes from the coding sequence ATGGGTGGTGAAGTTGATAAACTGGCAAAGGAATGGGGAATACAGTTCGTCCATTCTAGTCCTTATTATGCTCAGTCTaacggtcaagcggaggccagcaacaaaatcatcatcactttGCTGAAGAAAATGTTGGAAGCTAATCCGCGAGAATGGCATGAGACCCCTTATGAGACTCTTTGGGCCTACCGCACATCGAAGCGAAATCCCACCGCAACTACACCttatgctttgatgtttggcCATGACGCAGTCCTACCTTTGGAAGTCAACGTCCAATCATTACGAGTCCAAGAGCAACATCATCTCATTGGAGAAGACTACGTTCAAGCTATGTGGCAggaacatgaagaccttagcGAAAAGCGCTTGGAAGCTTTAGATAGTTTGGTCATGGAAAAACAACGAGTTGCTCGAGCCTATGACAAGCGAACAAGGGGAAGGAATTACAGCGAAGGagagttggtttggaaagcagttcTCCAGCTTGGCGAAAAATTAGATGGTCGCGGCAAATGGACTCCAagatgggaaggcccgtacatcaTTTATAAAATCTTAGGGAAAGGagcttttcatctcaaggacCTGGATGGAGATGTCCATCATAACCCTATCAATGGGAGATACTTGAAGAAATACGTTCTCAATGTTTGGGACTTAGAGGAGTCGTAG